The following are encoded in a window of Chondrinema litorale genomic DNA:
- a CDS encoding LytR/AlgR family response regulator transcription factor, translating to MKMKCIIIEDQPPAQRILKRYAEDTGSLQVQAVFSDALQAIEYLRRNEVDLIFLDIHLPKISGMDFLKSIPNLPAIILTTAFPDYALESYEFNVVDYLLKPFSFERFVRAISKVPLKNQANTLESQLATPKEIFIKSGYEHIKITVNDINYIQSDADYTELVTANKKYLSSETLQYWLDHLNPNQFIRIHKSYIVNVSKIEKVGGNRIFLSGGNIIPIGRTYKEGFIKKFIEKA from the coding sequence ATGAAAATGAAATGCATTATCATCGAAGATCAACCACCAGCACAGCGTATTCTTAAAAGATATGCTGAAGACACAGGTAGTTTGCAAGTGCAGGCAGTTTTTTCAGATGCGCTTCAAGCAATTGAATATCTGAGAAGAAACGAAGTGGATTTGATATTTTTGGATATCCATCTTCCTAAAATTTCAGGTATGGATTTTCTTAAAAGTATTCCCAATTTACCTGCCATAATTCTTACTACTGCTTTTCCAGATTATGCTTTGGAGAGTTATGAGTTTAATGTAGTAGATTACCTTTTAAAGCCCTTTTCATTTGAAAGGTTTGTGAGAGCCATTTCGAAAGTACCACTAAAAAATCAGGCAAATACTTTAGAGAGTCAGCTTGCTACTCCAAAAGAAATTTTTATTAAATCTGGTTACGAACATATAAAAATTACTGTAAACGATATTAACTACATACAATCGGATGCAGATTACACAGAGCTTGTAACAGCCAATAAAAAGTATCTTTCGTCGGAGACTTTGCAATACTGGTTAGATCATTTAAACCCAAACCAGTTTATTAGAATACACAAATCTTATATTGTAAATGTGTCTAAGATTGAAAAAGTAGGTGGCAATAGAATTTTTCTAAGTGGTGGTAATATTATACCTATTGGCAGAACTTATAAAGAAGGTTTTATCAAGAAATTTATTGAAAAAGCTTAA
- a CDS encoding chemotaxis protein CheB — MLNRIFVIGGSAGAHQVIEFILKYISSDIKAAFVIVLHSAANSVGTYAEISGLKSKILCKSAEHGEEIKSGIAYFSVPDHHLFINDDRTLALGKGPRENLFRPSIDVLFRSAATSLGNEIVGILLTGRLSDGTSGLQAIKECGGITVVQNPEKAEYQEMPLIAKKNVDPHYVADIERIPDVIGEIVEEPLPIQVKIPERLLLENSIARKIASQIDTQNLLGEQVALSCPSCGGPLWKMKDDKNTRYRCHVGHAFTAEALDQSQQEALEETLWVSLRTFEEKAILKQMMLDKYKTDGFDHLANSMQKSVDEIKVHIKRLREIMKLEDQ, encoded by the coding sequence ATGTTAAATAGAATTTTTGTGATAGGTGGATCAGCTGGAGCTCACCAAGTTATAGAATTTATTCTAAAGTATATTTCTTCAGATATTAAAGCTGCTTTTGTAATTGTTCTACATTCTGCTGCCAATAGCGTAGGTACTTATGCAGAAATAAGTGGATTAAAGTCTAAAATTCTGTGTAAAAGTGCCGAACATGGAGAAGAAATAAAATCTGGGATTGCTTATTTCTCAGTGCCAGATCATCATTTATTTATAAATGATGACAGAACTTTGGCACTAGGTAAAGGTCCAAGAGAAAACTTGTTTCGCCCCTCTATCGATGTGTTATTTCGCTCAGCGGCTACTTCATTAGGAAACGAAATAGTTGGTATACTTCTAACTGGCAGACTAAGCGATGGCACATCTGGTTTACAAGCAATTAAAGAGTGTGGAGGTATTACAGTTGTACAAAATCCTGAAAAAGCTGAGTATCAAGAAATGCCATTAATCGCTAAAAAGAATGTAGATCCACATTATGTAGCAGATATTGAAAGAATACCTGATGTAATTGGGGAAATTGTAGAAGAACCACTTCCTATACAAGTAAAAATTCCAGAGCGCTTATTATTAGAGAATTCAATAGCTAGAAAAATTGCTAGCCAAATAGATACACAAAACCTATTGGGTGAACAAGTAGCATTAAGTTGTCCTTCTTGTGGAGGTCCATTGTGGAAAATGAAAGATGATAAAAATACCCGCTACCGTTGCCATGTTGGTCATGCATTTACTGCGGAAGCACTAGATCAAAGTCAGCAAGAGGCATTGGAAGAAACACTCTGGGTTTCGCTAAGAACCTTTGAAGAAAAAGCCATTCTTAAACAAATGATGTTAGATAAATACAAGACAGATGGTTTTGACCATTTAGCGAATTCGATGCAAAAAAGTGTAGATGAGATTAAAGTTCATATAAAACGCTTGAGAGAGATAATGAAATTAGAAGATCAATAA
- a CDS encoding response regulator, with the protein MKSKFDLVFLSDDDLDDIFLHKRKIEKFCFTEELFVYTNAKEALDYLRAAEENNSMFDYVLPEIIFLDINMPKMDGWMFLEAYGKLNEQIKSKIKIFMLSASSNIEEQNRAYYNNNITSFYSKPLTNEMLENIRQFVMSDML; encoded by the coding sequence ATGAAAAGTAAATTTGATTTAGTATTTCTAAGCGATGATGATTTAGATGATATTTTTTTACACAAGAGAAAGATAGAAAAGTTCTGTTTTACAGAAGAACTCTTTGTTTATACCAATGCTAAAGAAGCATTAGATTACCTTAGGGCAGCAGAAGAGAACAATAGTATGTTTGACTATGTATTACCAGAAATTATTTTTCTTGATATTAACATGCCTAAAATGGATGGTTGGATGTTTTTGGAAGCTTACGGTAAGTTAAATGAACAAATTAAAAGTAAAATTAAAATTTTTATGCTATCTGCTTCGAGTAACATTGAAGAGCAGAATAGAGCTTATTACAATAATAATATTACAAGTTTTTATAGTAAGCCCCTTACCAATGAGATGTTGGAGAATATTAGGCAATTTGTTATGAGCGATATGCTTTAA
- a CDS encoding TlpA family protein disulfide reductase: MFRNSFTLSVRLASLTFFSIAISILASSFNIPIEQKSALNADIKSDWPKPSYYVKDIPVYNKFADIEAAFQQNNDTTYIINFWATWCAPCIAELPYFEELTEKYKDSKVKVILCSLDFPKQIETKLVSFVEKKGLKSEVVVLLDGKYNDWIDKVSPDWSGAIPATYVYNRENNSFFGEPFENLQELEEAIKPLL; this comes from the coding sequence ATGTTTAGAAATAGTTTTACATTGAGTGTAAGATTAGCTTCGCTCACTTTTTTTAGCATTGCTATCTCGATTTTAGCAAGTTCTTTCAATATTCCAATTGAGCAAAAATCTGCTCTAAATGCCGATATTAAATCTGATTGGCCTAAACCTTCTTACTATGTAAAAGACATACCAGTCTATAACAAGTTTGCAGATATAGAAGCCGCCTTTCAGCAGAATAATGATACAACCTACATCATTAACTTTTGGGCAACTTGGTGCGCACCGTGCATAGCAGAGCTCCCTTATTTTGAAGAACTAACTGAAAAGTATAAAGACTCTAAAGTAAAAGTGATTTTATGTAGTCTAGATTTTCCTAAGCAAATTGAAACTAAACTGGTATCTTTTGTTGAAAAGAAAGGACTGAAGTCTGAGGTAGTTGTATTGCTCGATGGCAAATACAACGATTGGATAGATAAAGTATCGCCAGATTGGTCGGGAGCTATACCTGCAACATATGTCTATAACAGAGAAAACAACAGCTTTTTTGGAGAACCTTTCGAGAATCTCCAAGAATTAGAAGAAGCTATAAAACCTTTATTATAA
- a CDS encoding thioredoxin family protein yields the protein MKYIFLIGLSLFLVSFTFQFNLNSDPTEGVKVGEKAPEFNLKNIDGKTYSFENIKDANGKAPKGYIVVFTCNTCPYAQANEQRIIALHEEYAPKGYPVVAIQPNDPAQKPGDSFEAMQKNAKEKGFPYLYLIDEKQEVYPKYGATKTPEVFLVDKDLTVRYHGAIDDSARDESGVEEKYVENAIAALESGDEVSPITTKAIGCGIKGSKAN from the coding sequence ATGAAATACATTTTTTTAATTGGTTTGTCTCTATTTTTGGTTTCATTCACTTTCCAATTTAACTTAAATAGCGACCCGACTGAGGGAGTTAAAGTTGGTGAAAAAGCACCCGAATTCAATCTTAAAAACATCGATGGCAAAACCTATTCATTTGAAAATATTAAAGATGCAAATGGCAAAGCTCCTAAAGGCTACATTGTAGTTTTCACTTGTAACACTTGCCCTTATGCGCAAGCAAATGAGCAGAGAATTATCGCACTCCACGAAGAGTATGCACCAAAAGGTTATCCAGTAGTAGCTATCCAACCAAACGATCCTGCACAAAAACCGGGAGACAGCTTTGAAGCCATGCAGAAAAATGCCAAAGAAAAAGGCTTTCCTTATTTGTACTTAATTGATGAAAAGCAAGAAGTTTATCCAAAATACGGAGCTACCAAAACACCAGAAGTATTTCTAGTAGATAAAGACTTAACTGTTCGCTACCACGGTGCAATTGACGATAGCGCCAGAGATGAGTCTGGTGTAGAAGAAAAATATGTAGAAAATGCAATTGCAGCTTTAGAAAGTGGTGATGAGGTAAGTCCAATTACTACCAAAGCAATCGGCTGCGGAATAAAAGGTAGCAAAGCAAACTAA